A portion of the Bactrocera neohumeralis isolate Rockhampton chromosome 2, APGP_CSIRO_Bneo_wtdbg2-racon-allhic-juicebox.fasta_v2, whole genome shotgun sequence genome contains these proteins:
- the LOC126767761 gene encoding DNA replication licensing factor REC isoform X1, with protein MNPPAARPTGRFVRGRGRGGGAYRPYFYFRRNGRTIPAGGRGNTDAPARANYSGCRGQRRGAMQNNYYTHPPNVVLDSSFLRPECYAAPDDIQNTVQSFRADMPPHCPGWHLYFPQEPYNETSELANRIKAVEEYFIKNQETYVFKKIQHEKYFNLEAIHVCGDKALTTVWPKLKEDMLERTSRTLATFAVAMHKAITMSAVNSATSQLASSSTAYVPRCTLPRKIYVRPNGFAEINLISHLNRTMIGNLCSVRGAVSAIGIVEAAATWIAYKCPRCGQEQAMRQTGFYISRPHSCKREGCLAKKNFIEQRSSPYTRITPQQIIQLQEANLQAPIDREYDSSSMLDVELRYDLVDTLVAGDEVIICGIIKIRTLDDEQNANPRSSVTTSKIYMKAVSIKKVKHLGHTFTQRDMDAISMINSEPDSFKLLSHSVAPELHGQEIVKAGILLSLFGGAGSQIHEESEINVLLVGDPGIGKSHLLEMSAKISEKGTFLSGKHWSPATQSLTTALQGRTNHILSSGALTISKTGHCAIDDIDRLASQQDALVQIMQSKMVSLPFSNLYATIAMPTSVIAAANPLRGHYDHSRLLTDNTRLSSALLQQFHLVFLLLDKSNKDLDTSLTDHIRAMHDGIKKNAAIAQRFDRKPKTNNSMNLSLGDEELDDDQYDLSARLKLKYDDFKEEELDLLPPILLKKFIAYARQQLRPLLNAEAAEALKTFYMSLRDKVDEEQSYSVSTSHLEGLIRLAQARARVDFSEEVTRLHVRDVLCIVRHSIADTALSDYVDRNPATATASTSQRGTVKKFIQMLQLRSSALGRRIFDYDEIKDMAGRAGISCGVSNLVEMVNLQGYLLKKGPNMYEVMTD; from the exons ATGAATCCGCCGGCCGCGCGACCTACAGGACGCTTTGTACGTGGTCGCGGACGAGGTGGAGGTGCTTATCGtccgtatttttattttcgtcgcAACGGACGTACGATACCAGCTGGTGGACGTGGAAATACTGATGCACCGGCTCGTGCAAATTACTCAGGCTGCCGTGGGCAAAGACGCGGAGCaatgcaaaataattattatacccACCCACCGAATGTAGTATTAGATTCGTCTTTTCTGCGGCCAGAATGCTATGCTGCACCTGATGATATCCAAAACACCGTTCAAAGTTTTCGTGCGGATATGCCCCCACATTGCCCCGGCTGGCATTTATATTTTCCACAAGAACCCTATAATGAAACATCAGAGCTAGCAAATCGTATTAAAGCAGTTGAagagtattttataaaaaatcaagagacttatgtatttaaaaaaatacaacacgAAAAGTACTTTAATTTGGAGGCAATACATGTTTGTGGCGACAAGGCACTTACAACTGTTTGGCCTAAGTTGAAAGAAGATATGCTGGAGCGAACGTCACGTACTCTAGCAACATTTGCCGTCGCCATgcacaaagcaataacaatgtcTGCCGTAAATAGTGCAACCAGTCAGCTGGCCAGTAGCAGTACCGCTTATGTGCCTCGCTGTACTTTACCACGAAAAATATACGTACGACCGAACGGTTTTGcggaaattaatttaatttcacactTGAATAGAACGATGATAGGGAACTTATGCAGTGTACGCGGAGCTGTGTCTGCCATAGGCATAGTAGAAGCGGCGGCCACATGGATAGCATATAAATGTCCGCGCTGTGGACAGGAGCAAGCAATGAGACAAACCG GATTTTACATATCACGACCGCATAGCTGCAAAAGAGAAGGCTGTCTCGCGAAGAAGAATTTTATAGAACAGCGTTCCTCACCTTACACACGGATCACACCACAGCAAATTATACAACTTCAGGAGGCCAATCTACAAGCGCCTATTGACAGAGAATACGATTCATCAAGCATGCTTGATGTCGAGTTAAGATACGATTTGGTTGATACGCTCGTAGCAGGTGACGAGGTCATTATTTGTGGCATAATTAAAATACGTACATTGGACGACGAGCAGAATGCAAATCCACGTTCCTCTGTAACCACAAGTAAAATCTACATGAAAGCAGTTTCCATTAAGAAAGTAAAACATTTGGGACACACATTCACTCAGCGAGATATGGATGCAATTTCCATGATAAACTCTGAGCCTGATAGTTTTAAGCTTCTATCACATTCAGTTGCGCCTGAGTTACATGGACAAGAGATAGTGAAAGCAGGTATTTTGCTATCACTCTTTGGTGGCGCTGGTTCACAAATACACGAAGAGTCTGAGATTAACGTCTTATTAGTGGGTGATCCTGGTATTGGCAAATCCCATTTGCTCGAGATGTctgcaaaaatttcagaaaaag GCACTTTCCTCAGTGGCAAACATTGGTCTCCCGCCACACAGTCTTTAACTACCGCACTTCAAGGTCGTACAAATCACATTCTCAGTTCGGGTGCACTCACTATTTCCAAAACAGGCCATTGCGCCATCGATGATATAGATCGTTTAGCTTCCCAACAGGATGCTTTAGTGCAAATAATGCAGTCGAAAATGGTCTCACTACCATTCTCAAATTTATATGCAACTATAGCTATGCCGACATCTGTTATTGCAGCCGCAAATCCACTTCGTGGTCACTACGATCACTCGCGACTACTCACCGACAACACACGTTTGAGCAGTGCATTACTCCAGCAATTTCACTTAGTATTTCTGCTATTGGATAAGTCGAACAAAGACTTGGACACCTCATTAACAGATCACATTAGAGCAATGCACGACGGCATAAAGAAAAATGCTGCGATTGCACAACGCTTCGACAGAAAACCGAAAACGAATAACTCCATGAACTTATCACTGGGTGATGAGGAATTGGATGATGACCAATATGACTTAAGTGCGCGTTTAAAGCTAAAATACGATGATTTCAAAGAGGAGGAACTAGATTTGCTGCCGCCCATATTGCTGAAGAAATTCATAG CATATGCACGCCAACAATTGCGTCCTTTATTGAACGCTGAAGCTGCCGAAGCGCTTAAAACCTTTTATATGAGCTTGCGTGACAAAGTAGACGAAGAGCAAAGTTACAGTGTATCAACAAG CCACCTTGAGGGTCTAATTCGTCTCGCACAAGCACGTGCGCGTGTCGATTTCTCCGAAGAAGTTACGAGACTTCACGTACGTGACGTTCTCTGCATCGTACGGCACAGTATAGCGGATACGGCGCTGAGCGATTATGTCGATAGAAATCCAGCCACGGCTACCGCGTCCACCAGTCAACGGGGTACGGTGAAGAAATTCATACAAATGCTGCAGTTGCGTTCCAGTGCATTGGGCAGACGAATATTCGACTACGACGAAATTAAGGATATGGCGGGACGAGCCGGGATCTCGTGTGGCGTTAGCAATTTGGTGGAAATGGTGAACCTGCAGGGTTACCTGCTGAAGAAGGGTCCGAATATGTATGAAGTGATGACCGATTAG
- the LOC126767761 gene encoding DNA replication licensing factor REC isoform X2, producing the protein MNPPAARPTGRFVRGRGRGGGAYRPYFYFRRNGRTIPAGGRGNTDAPARANYSGCRGQRRGAMQNNYYTHPPNVVLDSSFLRPECYAAPDDIQNTVQSFRADMPPHCPGWHLYFPQEPYNETSELANRIKAVEEYFIKNQETYVFKKIQHEKYFNLEAIHVCGDKALTTVWPKLKEDMLERTSRTLATFAVAMHKAITMSAVNSATSQLASSSTAYVPRCTLPRKIYVRPNGFAEINLISHLNRTMIGNLCSVRGAVSAIGIVEAAATWIAYKCPRCGQEQAMRQTGFYISRPHSCKREGCLAKKNFIEQRSSPYTRITPQQIIQLQEANLQAPIDREYDSSSMLDVELRYDLVDTLVAGDEVIICGIIKIRTLDDEQNANPRSSVTTSKIYMKAVSIKKVKHLGHTFTQRDMDAISMINSEPDSFKLLSHSVAPELHGQEIVKAGILLSLFGGAGSQIHEESEINVLLVGDPGIGKSHLLEMSAKISEKGTFLSGKHWSPATQSLTTALQGRTNHILSSGALTISKTGHCAIDDIDRLASQQDALVQIMQSKMVSLPFSNLYATIAMPTSVIAAANPLRGHYDHSRLLTDNTRLSSALLQQFHLVFLLLDKSNKDLDTSLTDHIRAMHDGIKKNAAIAQRFDRKPKTNNSMNLSLGDEELDDDQYDLSARLKLKYDDFKEEELDLLPPILLKKFIAYARQQLRPLLNAEAAEALKTFYMSLRDKVDEEQSYSVSTRSGNPKVAIRQLTTLS; encoded by the exons ATGAATCCGCCGGCCGCGCGACCTACAGGACGCTTTGTACGTGGTCGCGGACGAGGTGGAGGTGCTTATCGtccgtatttttattttcgtcgcAACGGACGTACGATACCAGCTGGTGGACGTGGAAATACTGATGCACCGGCTCGTGCAAATTACTCAGGCTGCCGTGGGCAAAGACGCGGAGCaatgcaaaataattattatacccACCCACCGAATGTAGTATTAGATTCGTCTTTTCTGCGGCCAGAATGCTATGCTGCACCTGATGATATCCAAAACACCGTTCAAAGTTTTCGTGCGGATATGCCCCCACATTGCCCCGGCTGGCATTTATATTTTCCACAAGAACCCTATAATGAAACATCAGAGCTAGCAAATCGTATTAAAGCAGTTGAagagtattttataaaaaatcaagagacttatgtatttaaaaaaatacaacacgAAAAGTACTTTAATTTGGAGGCAATACATGTTTGTGGCGACAAGGCACTTACAACTGTTTGGCCTAAGTTGAAAGAAGATATGCTGGAGCGAACGTCACGTACTCTAGCAACATTTGCCGTCGCCATgcacaaagcaataacaatgtcTGCCGTAAATAGTGCAACCAGTCAGCTGGCCAGTAGCAGTACCGCTTATGTGCCTCGCTGTACTTTACCACGAAAAATATACGTACGACCGAACGGTTTTGcggaaattaatttaatttcacactTGAATAGAACGATGATAGGGAACTTATGCAGTGTACGCGGAGCTGTGTCTGCCATAGGCATAGTAGAAGCGGCGGCCACATGGATAGCATATAAATGTCCGCGCTGTGGACAGGAGCAAGCAATGAGACAAACCG GATTTTACATATCACGACCGCATAGCTGCAAAAGAGAAGGCTGTCTCGCGAAGAAGAATTTTATAGAACAGCGTTCCTCACCTTACACACGGATCACACCACAGCAAATTATACAACTTCAGGAGGCCAATCTACAAGCGCCTATTGACAGAGAATACGATTCATCAAGCATGCTTGATGTCGAGTTAAGATACGATTTGGTTGATACGCTCGTAGCAGGTGACGAGGTCATTATTTGTGGCATAATTAAAATACGTACATTGGACGACGAGCAGAATGCAAATCCACGTTCCTCTGTAACCACAAGTAAAATCTACATGAAAGCAGTTTCCATTAAGAAAGTAAAACATTTGGGACACACATTCACTCAGCGAGATATGGATGCAATTTCCATGATAAACTCTGAGCCTGATAGTTTTAAGCTTCTATCACATTCAGTTGCGCCTGAGTTACATGGACAAGAGATAGTGAAAGCAGGTATTTTGCTATCACTCTTTGGTGGCGCTGGTTCACAAATACACGAAGAGTCTGAGATTAACGTCTTATTAGTGGGTGATCCTGGTATTGGCAAATCCCATTTGCTCGAGATGTctgcaaaaatttcagaaaaag GCACTTTCCTCAGTGGCAAACATTGGTCTCCCGCCACACAGTCTTTAACTACCGCACTTCAAGGTCGTACAAATCACATTCTCAGTTCGGGTGCACTCACTATTTCCAAAACAGGCCATTGCGCCATCGATGATATAGATCGTTTAGCTTCCCAACAGGATGCTTTAGTGCAAATAATGCAGTCGAAAATGGTCTCACTACCATTCTCAAATTTATATGCAACTATAGCTATGCCGACATCTGTTATTGCAGCCGCAAATCCACTTCGTGGTCACTACGATCACTCGCGACTACTCACCGACAACACACGTTTGAGCAGTGCATTACTCCAGCAATTTCACTTAGTATTTCTGCTATTGGATAAGTCGAACAAAGACTTGGACACCTCATTAACAGATCACATTAGAGCAATGCACGACGGCATAAAGAAAAATGCTGCGATTGCACAACGCTTCGACAGAAAACCGAAAACGAATAACTCCATGAACTTATCACTGGGTGATGAGGAATTGGATGATGACCAATATGACTTAAGTGCGCGTTTAAAGCTAAAATACGATGATTTCAAAGAGGAGGAACTAGATTTGCTGCCGCCCATATTGCTGAAGAAATTCATAG CATATGCACGCCAACAATTGCGTCCTTTATTGAACGCTGAAGCTGCCGAAGCGCTTAAAACCTTTTATATGAGCTTGCGTGACAAAGTAGACGAAGAGCAAAGTTACAGTGTATCAACAAG atCTGGCAACCCTAAAGTTGCAATccggcaactcacaactttatcgtaa
- the LOC126767762 gene encoding nose resistant to fluoxetine protein 6, producing MAMFCKISLWFITLVCCLARLASGYEMNMTEYFKMPNLYDFDDYDRCLEEYKSQQTYCFVRAEVLPQDDSEAWRAITDISKYHKHHFDHRHLYFGLCLRWCEEDLADVKADVVKELYAGLLTNNSKLNTYVNLFSAEGTNRQRYNTLLNQCINLKLQQTHGLKALSMIEYCETNYKTVEMDTWNLTFYTTTLVLIFLVAASSLFDLYCKYTPGDKEISKEDHYKSAITGRVKRLCVSFSIVRNWYRLNQEPVGKLGRDLRFLDCFKFFCMFLVVFAHTNWILYEGAMSNPQDNERLLHTVAGTLLISGGLITITFFVFSGLLLTINWIELTKIKNDLSNREYVEVFIKFNIFRYLRLTVPYAFVILLSGVYFENPGGPLWRHIVEREQLACRKNWWVNLLYINNYYRNNEKCMLQSWYLASDTFSFMISLLLLILAHKWPHMRNWLFGCVGGFFYVLPGFIAYFGDYDPFFVPSPQTQKDSFIDDREFSDFYAPFHMNFACYFCGVLAAIAYSEISEKQFKLHKNKLFQCLWYALIPIGVLWLLSAHPIYQHYYEEQPRFWNSVYAAIQRNNWGLGLGVFVVGMACKVGGLFRKFSCLPIFRILGRLTYGAFVIHIFVSRVVLGTLRTPLYFGTGVMFYFILSTMVVSYLLSLVLAVLVELPTSALLKLLR from the exons atggcaATGTTTTGCAAGATATCCTTGTGGTTTATCACGCTGGTATGTTGTCTTGCGCGGTTGGCAAGTGGCTACGAAATGAATA TGACCGAGTACTTTAAAATGCCGAATTTGTATGACTTTGACGATTACGATCGTTGTTTAGAAGAGTATAAAAGCCAACAAACATATTGCTTTGTGCGTGCCGAGGTGCTGCCGCAAGACGACTCGGAGGCTTGGCGGGCGATCACCGACATATCGAAATACCACAAACATCACTTCGATCACAGGCACTTGTACTTTGGTCTATGTCTGCGCTGGTGCGAGGAGGACTTGGCAGATGTCAAAGCGGATGTGGTCAAAGAACTTTACGCTGGTCTACTCACCAACAACAGCAAG CTCAATACATATGTTAATCTGTTCAGCGCCGAGGGGACGAATCGCCAGCGATATAACACCTTATTGAACCAAtgcattaatttgaaattacaacaaacacatggaCTAAAGGCGCTGAGCATGATTGAATATTGCGAAACCAATTATAAAACTGTCGAAATGG aTACGTGGAATCTCACCTTCTACACAACCACTTTGGTGTTGATTTTTCTGGTAGCCGCCAGCAGTTTATTCGACTTATACTGCAAGTACACGCCTGGGGATAAGGAAATATCCAAAGAGGATCACTACAAAAGCGCGATAACGGGACGAG TGAAgcgtttgtgtgtgagcttctCCATTGTGCGCAACTGGTATCGGCTGAATCAGGAGCCGGTCGGCAAATTGGGGCGCGATCTGCGCTTTCTGGATTGCTTCAAATTCTTCTGCATGTTCCTGGTGGTTTTCGCACACACCAATTGGATACTGTACGAAGGCGCCATGAGTAATCCACAGGACAATGAGCGTTTGCTGCACACAGTTGCTGGCACACTGCTGATATCGGGCGGATTGATTACGATCACTTTCTTTGTGTTTAGCGGCTTGTTGCTCACCATCAATTGGATAGAGTTGACGAAAATTAAGAATGACTTGAGCAATCGGGAGTATGTGGAGGTGTTTATTAAGTTCAACATATTTCGCTATTTGCG TTTGACCGTACCATATGCTTTTGTCATCTTATTGAGCGGCGTGTACTTTGAAAATCCTGGTGGGCCACTTTGGCGACACATTGTGGAGCGCGAGCAGCTCGCTTGTCGCAAGAATTGGTGGGTTAACCTGCTCTATATCAATAACTACTATCGCAATAATGAGAAG TGTATGCTCCAGAGTTGGTATCTGGCTTCCGATACTTTCTCATTTATGATATCATTGCTCTTACTGATTTTGGCGCACAA ATGGCCGCACATGCGCAACTGGCTGTTTGGCTGTGTTGGCGGATTTTTCTATGTGCTGCCCGGCTTTATAGCATACTTCGGCGACTACGATCCCTTCTTTGTGCCATCGCCACA AACGCAAAAGGACTCGTTTATAGACGATCGCGAATTCAGCGATTTCTATGCGCCGTTTCACATGAACTTCGCCTGCTATTTTTGCGGCGTGCTTGCCGCCATCGCATATAGTGAGATTTcggaaaaacaatttaaattgcataaaaacaaattgttccAATGCCTTTGGTACGCCCTCATCCCGATTGGTGTGTTGTGGCTTTTATCGGCGCATCCCATTTATCAGCACTACTACGAGGAACAACCACGATTTTGGAACAGCGTTTATGCTGCCATACAACGCAACAACTGGGGGCTGGGTCTGGGCGTATTTGTTGTGGGCATGGCTTGCAAAGTTGGCG GTTTATTCCGCAAGTTTTCTTGTCTACCTATCTTCCGTATTTTGGGACGTCTTACATACGGCGCCTTCGTAATACATATATTCGTGTCACGCGTTGTGTTGGGCACTTTGAGAACGCCGCTCTACTTTGGCACTGGCGTTATG ttctaCTTTATACTCTCCACTATGGTGGTTTCTTATCTACTATCTCTAGTATTGGCTGTTTTGGTTGAATTGCCCACTTCTGCACTGCTGAAGCTCTTGCGTTGA